A window of the Pungitius pungitius chromosome 3, fPunPun2.1, whole genome shotgun sequence genome harbors these coding sequences:
- the LOC119219980 gene encoding uncharacterized protein LOC119219980 → MKTGALLLLLAVASSQVDVSMSQAAIFNISGGVVNISSCPITFYGRSFSWVDVRLTDSLVVCFMDDADDPPQDCLTLNETLGLNGVQVETLIIDVPAAGFKLLNIEGISICYWLFLFQKDNITKLIVYNFNFGPQTSMFLQAMTPPDSLLTAKVGNLTVDSWTLSAEQLTQGFSADLSSCRNSGVPLRYGETSLDPQNCSSRTCNTSAVLGPVRSCEPGELCLGNNTCEPPLAPPSVCTVTGSTLIDFHGEVHSVEDRCEYALMKPGGGPGVVLIGGFRERRRTDVSFLDYLTISQTAGDIHLEQGGRVRVGDQILDLNTTTQRFYGVELSKDQTGVTAKLSAPNMTVVFDGNTAHVSGPMVSLEGLCGNPTNKSSTTTLSAERISSAGCDTLHTETVDSSITCSRSADRCELLNQPPFDACHQHIDTDAYVAACNNTLCVYPAVDGLHCQFLEAYAESCSLKDVPLGDWRTTVQCPAVPQVSCLDQYCSEHEFCGDRLGEASCFCRALFASKFNPTNTLGEPTVCTQNSATVTLAECLLQDRGINSSVLHLNDPNCKGHLDPQTHMVEFSFNSGHTCGAEVSMNNSQILYKNTIMTRNASQNGIITRKDQVQIDFSCFYTKPDVQSLSFRIKDSSVVLQVVSGAWNYTLTMAAYTDGGLQNLVESSSELQLNQKVWLQLRTDGLDGDTVAIVTDSCWATTQPSTDSSPRYDLVIAGCPSKADQTVRVEGNGLGTSTVFSFNVFQFSGETSAIYLHCKVELCPKEGTTCAPTCPASSKRRRRSSRSNTAEGNPALITMAWSN, encoded by the exons ATGAAGACAGgtgctctgctcctcctgctggcaG TTGCTTCCAGCCAGGTGGACGTCTCCATGTCCCAAGCagcaatatttaatatttctggTGGAGTGGTGAACATCAGCTCGTGTCCCATCACCTTCTATGGACGCTCGTTCTCATGGGTGGAC gtgaGGTTGACGGATTCTCTGGTGGTTTGTTTCATGGACGACGCCGACGATCCACCTCAAGACTGTCTGACGCTGAATGAAACGTTGGGATTAAACGGGGTGCAAGTGGAGACACTTATTATAGATGTACCAGCAGCTGGATTTAAACTGCTCAACATAGAGGGAATATCAATATGCTATTGGCTTTTTCTATTCCAAAAAGATAATATCACTAAG TTGATTGTTTACAACTTTAACTTTGGACCGCAAACATCTATGTTCCTTCAGGCTATGACTCCACCTGACTCT TTGCTGACTGCGAAGGTCGGGAACCTGACTGTGGATTCATGGACCCTTAGTGCTGAACAACTGACTCAAGGTTTTTCCGCTGATTTGAGCTCCTGCAGAAACTCAG GTGTCCCTTTACGATACGGTGAGACTTCATTGGACCCACAGAACTGTTCCAGTAGAACCTGCAATACGTCTGCAGTCCTCGGTCCCGTACGTTCATGTGAACCTGGAGAGCTTTGCCTCGGCAACAACAC GTGTgaaccccccctcgcccccccctctgtgtgcaCCGTGACTGGCTCCACCCTCATCGACTTCCACGGCGAGGTCCACTCGGTGGAGGATCGCTGTGAATACGCTCTGATGAAgcctggaggaggacctggtgTGGTTCTCATCGGGGGGTTCCGTGAGCGACGCCGTACAGATGTGTCCTTCTTGGACTACTTGACAATAAGTCAGACAGCTGGAGACATTCATCTGGAACAAGGTGGAAGAGTGCGG GTTGGTGACCAGATCCTGGATCTCAACACCACGACTCAGCGGTTCTACGGCGTGGAGCTCTCCAAGGACCAGACTGGAGTGACGGCCAAGCTGTCTGCCCCCAACATGACGGTTGTGTTTGATGGCAACACGGCACACGTGTCAG GACCAATGGTTTCCTTAGAGGGTTTGTGTGGTAACCCCACTAATAAAAGCTCGACCACCACCTTGAGTGCTGAACGGATCTCATCGGCTGG CTGTGACACTCTGCACACCGAGACCGTCGACAGTTCCATCACCTGCAGCCGCTCAGCTGACCG CTGTGAGCTCCTGAATCAGCCCCCCTTCGATGCTTGTCACCAACACATCGACACGGACGCCTACGTGGCCGCCTGCAACAACACTTTGTGCGTCTACCCGGCGGTGGACGGTCTCCACTGCCAGTTTCTGGAGGCCTACGCCGAGTCCTGCAGCCTGAAGGACGTCCCACTGGGCGACTGGAGGACAACGGTCCAATGCC CTGCTGTCCCTCAAGTCTCCTGTCTGGACCAGTACTGCAGTGAGCACGAGTTCTGTGGAGATCGGCTCGGTGAAGCCAGCTGCTTCTGTCGGGCCTTGTTTGCCTCCAAGTTCAACCCGACCAACACTTTAG GCGAGCCGACAGTCTGCACGCAGAACTCTGCCACTGTGACTCTGGCTGAATGTCTGCTGCAGGACCGAGGCATCAactcctccgtcctccacctCAATGACCCCAACTGCAAAGGTCACTTGGACCCACAAACCCACATGGTGGAGTTCAGCTTCAACAGTGGCCACACCTGTGGGGCTGAGGTTTCG ATGAACAACAGCCAAATCCTCTACAAGAACACCATCATGACGAGGAACGCCTCTCAGAACGGCATCATCACCCGGAAAGACCAAGTACAGATCGACTTCTCCTGCTTCTACACAAAGCCAGACGTCCAGAGCCTGTCCTTCAGGATCAAAGACAG CTCTGTGGTACTGCAGGTCGTATCCGGAGCTTGGAACTACACCCTGACGATGGCCGCCTACACCGACGGAGGACTCCAGAACCTCGTGGAGTCGAGCAGCGAGCTCCAGCTGAACCAGAAGGTGTGGCTGCAGCTGAGGACGGACGGGCTGGACGGCGACACGGTCGCCATAGTGACCGACTCCTGCTGGGCCACCACCCAGCCGTCCACCGACAGCAGCCCGCGATACGACCTCGTCATCGCCGG ATGCCCCAGCAAAGCCGACCAGACAGTGAGGGTGGAGGGAAACGGACTGGGAACCTCCACCGTCTTCTCTTTCAACGTGTTCCAGTTCTCTGGAGAAACATCTGCCATCTACCTGCACTGCAAAGTGGAGCTGTGCCCCAAAGAGGGAACAACCTGTGCTCCG ACCTGCCCTGCAAGCAGTAAAAGGAGGCGCAGGTCTTCCAGGTCCAACACTGCAGAGGGAAACCCAGCCCTCATCACTATGGCCTGGAGTAATTAA